The DNA segment ATAAAGTAATGCCGAAAATTTCTTGAGAAGACTCCTTTCTATCAATTTCTTTCCAAAAATGACTAAAAATAAAGTCACTAGCCCATAAAAACCTCCTACAATTAAAAAACCTGCAAAACTACTTTCCATAACAATCCCAAGATATAGTGCTACACCAATTGATATAAAAAGTAAAACAAATAAAAAAAAGCTGCCAAACACAAGTAAATTTACCAATGATATGGCTCCTTTCATAGACGACTTGAAAAAGTGAAGTTTATAATACTCCACTGTACTAGTGGTATAGTCTTGAAATTTCTCGCTTATAGTATGTAAATTGTCGTTAAGACGATCAAAAGCCATATTATGAAGTTGCTTTTTTAGCTTTAGTTTTTGTTTTTTCTTTTTGAGTTTCCAACTGTAACTTGGCGTTTTGTTTGCGAAGTGTTTCCAGCTTATCTTCCATAGCTAATAAAATATCATCGGCTTTATAGCTTGCTGAAGACAACGTATTCTCCAATTTTTCTTCAAAGTTTAACCGAGCTTTTTGTGCCTTTTCGCTAAGGTTACTTGATGTTTCTTTAACTTGTTTATCAAATTGTTTACGAGCTTTATTAGCTTCTTTGCTAATTTGCTTTCTAGTTTTAGAGCCTTTATCAGGAGCGTATAGAATTCCAATCCCTGCTCCAATAGCAGCTCCTGTTAATAGAGCCAAAAGCGTTTGTCCTGTGTTAGATGCCATAGTGTGTATTTATTGGTTAATATATTTATGTTCAAACAAAGTTACGTAAGTAGCATTATAGTTGCTGTTAACAACCGGTTAATACTCAAAATTTTACTAATAAAATATTCTTAAAATAGCGTTTTTATTGCCAAAAACTCTTAATTTTTACTTGTTATCATATGCAAAAGGTTAAAACAAGGTGTTGTATTTAATTCATTCAATTGTTTTACATTTGCTGCCTATGCATTTTCTGAAGATATTAAAAAATGTACTTACTTCAGTGCTACAAATAGCACTGTTTTTTGTTTTTCCAGTATTGGTAGTTTGGATAAGCTGTTATTTTTTAATTCCACAACTAAAGTTTTATTTAAAAGAGGCTATAGGCTTTACGGTTATGACGCTATTTTTATTTTGCGTTGTACTCCTTCTACCAAAGTTGCTAAGAAAAGGTTTTAGTTACTTTTCAATCGCCTTATTATCATTCCTGGCATTCGTAAAAATTAGTTTTTATCATCATTATGGTGTAAAATTAAGTGCTTCTGCCTTGTTTGTTATTTTTGAAACCAACAACACCGAGGCATCGGAGTTTTTATATTACTACTTAGATACATATACGCTGGCTTTGGCAATGCTTATGCT comes from the Marixanthomonas ophiurae genome and includes:
- a CDS encoding phage holin family protein, whose protein sequence is MAFDRLNDNLHTISEKFQDYTTSTVEYYKLHFFKSSMKGAISLVNLLVFGSFFLFVLLFISIGVALYLGIVMESSFAGFLIVGGFYGLVTLFLVIFGKKLIERSLLKKFSALLYDDDYAKKNAKEQAHEDAEEFIDTVENESV
- a CDS encoding YtxH domain-containing protein, which translates into the protein MASNTGQTLLALLTGAAIGAGIGILYAPDKGSKTRKQISKEANKARKQFDKQVKETSSNLSEKAQKARLNFEEKLENTLSSASYKADDILLAMEDKLETLRKQNAKLQLETQKEKTKTKAKKATS